Proteins from a single region of Planctomycetota bacterium:
- a CDS encoding DUF1549 domain-containing protein, with protein MGCRPSSRFAVGNRGARLAVAAIALALGSMAVAEVPAPPDCAAAIDAIVEREAVGAVAAPCAAAEFVRRVHLDLAGTIPTADRVRAFLADPAADKRARLVDELLDGPAFSRHLALVLDAWLLERKGAGGEAAAWREWLATALATDRPLDQICADVIAADGAEPLPHAAATFLLVREVDPLRLTRSIGRVFLGRDLECCQCHDHPDNADLRQDDYHALRAFVDRSSLFKPAADKPALVGEKADGEVDYTSVFTKESVKGVRPRVPAGPALVDEPLPEAADAYLTAPAKDVRGVARHGRRAALARLLVESEEFSRVLANRLWAHLFGRGLVHPLDGHDPDNPPVHPDVLALLAERLRADGFHVRALVRGIALSRTYQRSVVPPPLDPAGLDALAKRLAAERAAAEAALLPLATAQAAAAAHRQALLDADAAAVAAAAPLREPRDKARAAADAAATALKGAADDLAAKTAQASALAAAASQAGAAAKLLADDKVLAGAAAIIEARSVEFTPVVEGAKGVLAARTTEEEAARGGLAAARAAFDEVLAKRFPVAERAAADRAALAAAAAWRDARAALARIDLRLALAADILRHGELAATDPAGAAALAASIDERRTALGQVARVRALSPEQLALSLATATGADEAARAAATAALDKEPPAVLRSAAPEIAPRLRAVLVEVGAVSQQAGLVNTVAGLYGDPLAGEFQASVNQALWLGNAPDLANRLAPSGGSLVGRLVALADDGAVTDEVVLAILSRPAEPEERDDLVRFLADRGGDRPAAIAELVWALLASAEFRFNH; from the coding sequence ATGGGGTGCAGGCCGTCGAGCAGGTTCGCCGTCGGCAACCGCGGGGCCCGCCTCGCCGTGGCGGCCATCGCCCTGGCACTCGGCTCGATGGCCGTCGCCGAGGTCCCCGCGCCGCCCGATTGTGCCGCGGCGATCGACGCGATCGTCGAGCGCGAGGCGGTCGGGGCGGTCGCCGCGCCGTGCGCCGCCGCCGAATTCGTCCGCCGGGTGCACCTCGATCTCGCCGGCACGATCCCGACCGCCGACCGCGTCCGTGCGTTCCTCGCCGATCCCGCCGCCGACAAGCGCGCCCGACTCGTCGACGAATTGCTCGACGGGCCGGCCTTCTCCCGCCACCTGGCCCTGGTCCTCGACGCCTGGCTCCTGGAGCGCAAAGGGGCGGGCGGCGAGGCCGCGGCATGGCGCGAATGGCTCGCCACGGCGCTGGCCACCGACCGGCCGCTCGACCAGATCTGTGCCGACGTGATCGCCGCCGACGGCGCCGAGCCGCTGCCCCACGCCGCGGCCACGTTTCTCCTCGTGCGCGAGGTCGATCCGCTGCGGCTGACGCGCTCGATCGGGCGGGTGTTCCTCGGCCGCGACCTCGAGTGCTGCCAGTGCCACGACCACCCCGACAACGCCGACCTCCGCCAGGACGATTACCATGCGCTCCGCGCGTTCGTCGACCGCAGCAGCCTGTTCAAGCCGGCGGCCGACAAGCCGGCGCTGGTCGGTGAGAAGGCCGATGGCGAGGTCGACTACACGTCGGTGTTCACCAAGGAGTCGGTCAAGGGAGTACGCCCCCGGGTCCCCGCCGGGCCCGCGCTCGTCGACGAGCCGCTCCCCGAGGCGGCCGACGCCTACCTGACGGCGCCGGCCAAGGACGTCCGCGGGGTGGCCCGCCACGGCCGCCGCGCGGCGCTGGCGCGGCTGCTCGTCGAGTCGGAGGAGTTTTCCCGCGTCCTCGCCAACCGGCTGTGGGCCCATCTCTTCGGCCGCGGCCTCGTCCATCCGCTCGACGGCCACGATCCCGACAATCCGCCGGTCCATCCCGACGTCCTCGCCCTCCTCGCCGAGCGCCTCCGCGCCGACGGATTCCACGTCCGGGCGCTCGTCCGCGGGATCGCGTTGTCGCGGACCTACCAGCGGAGCGTCGTGCCCCCGCCGCTCGACCCGGCCGGGCTCGACGCGCTCGCCAAGCGCCTCGCCGCCGAGCGCGCGGCGGCCGAGGCGGCGCTTTTACCCCTGGCGACCGCGCAGGCAGCGGCCGCCGCTCACCGCCAGGCGCTGCTCGACGCCGATGCCGCGGCCGTGGCCGCCGCCGCGCCGCTGCGCGAGCCGCGCGACAAGGCCCGCGCCGCGGCCGACGCCGCCGCCACGGCGCTGAAGGGGGCTGCCGACGACCTGGCCGCGAAGACCGCCCAGGCGTCCGCCCTCGCCGCCGCGGCGAGCCAGGCCGGCGCCGCGGCCAAGCTGCTGGCCGACGACAAGGTCCTCGCGGGCGCCGCGGCGATCATCGAGGCGCGGAGCGTCGAGTTCACCCCGGTGGTCGAGGGGGCGAAGGGGGTGCTGGCGGCGCGGACCACCGAAGAGGAAGCGGCCCGCGGGGGGCTGGCGGCCGCCCGCGCGGCGTTCGACGAGGTGCTGGCCAAGCGCTTCCCCGTCGCGGAGCGCGCCGCCGCCGACCGGGCGGCGCTGGCGGCGGCCGCCGCCTGGCGCGACGCCCGCGCCGCCCTCGCCCGGATCGACCTGCGCCTCGCCCTGGCCGCCGACATCCTCCGCCACGGTGAGCTGGCCGCGACCGACCCGGCCGGCGCGGCGGCGCTCGCCGCGAGCATCGACGAGCGCCGCACGGCGCTCGGGCAGGTGGCCCGCGTGCGGGCGCTGTCTCCCGAACAATTGGCGCTGTCGCTGGCCACGGCAACTGGGGCCGACGAGGCCGCCCGGGCGGCGGCGACTGCCGCACTCGACAAGGAGCCCCCCGCGGTGCTTCGGTCGGCGGCGCCCGAGATCGCGCCGCGGCTCCGCGCGGTGCTCGTCGAAGTGGGGGCGGTGTCGCAGCAGGCGGGCCTGGTGAACACCGTCGCCGGGCTGTACGGCGATCCGCTCGCCGGCGAGTTCCAGGCCTCGGTCAATCAGGCGCTGTGGCTGGGCAATGCTCCCGACCTTGCCAATCGGCTGGCGCCGTCGGGTGGGTCGCTCGTCGGCCGGTTGGTGGCGCTGGCCGACGACGGCGCCGTCACCGACGAGGTGGTGCTGGCGATCCTCTCCCGTCCTGCCGAGCCCGAGGAGCGCGATGATCTGGTCCGCTTTCTCGCCGACCGGGGGGGCGATCGGCCGGCCGCGATCGCCGAGCTGGTGTGGGCCTTGTTGGCAAGCGCCGAGTTTCGCTTCAATCATTGA
- a CDS encoding ABC transporter ATP-binding protein — protein sequence MSDDRRLRDDGRTGLPSVTRERRVVARVEKVTKVYRLGGHDVRALDGVSIDFLEGDFVAIMGSSGSGKSTLLNLLGCLDRPTTGRYVLAGEDVASMDDETLSRIRGRYLGFIFQSYNLIQQLSVVENIEVPLSYQRPPLPGGRERCLKLAALVGLGGRLGHRPTELSGGQQQRVAIARALVNNPQVILADEPTGNLDSATSHEIMNLLDALNHAGRTIVMVTHEEDIAARARRVIRLRDGRIDTVSENRPLAPAAEVPALR from the coding sequence ATGAGTGACGACCGACGGCTCCGCGACGACGGCCGCACGGGCCTGCCGTCCGTCACGCGCGAGCGGCGCGTGGTGGCGCGCGTCGAGAAGGTGACGAAGGTCTACCGCCTCGGCGGCCACGACGTCCGCGCCCTCGACGGCGTGTCGATCGATTTCCTGGAGGGGGATTTCGTCGCCATCATGGGCTCGTCGGGGTCGGGGAAGAGCACGCTGCTCAACCTCCTCGGCTGCCTCGACCGGCCGACGACGGGGCGCTACGTGCTCGCCGGCGAGGACGTGGCGAGCATGGACGACGAGACGCTGTCGCGGATCCGTGGCCGCTACCTCGGCTTCATCTTCCAGTCGTACAACCTCATCCAGCAGTTGTCGGTCGTGGAGAACATCGAGGTCCCGCTGTCCTACCAGCGCCCGCCGCTCCCCGGCGGGCGCGAGCGCTGCCTGAAGCTCGCGGCGCTGGTCGGTCTCGGCGGGCGCCTCGGCCACCGCCCCACCGAACTGTCGGGCGGCCAGCAGCAGCGCGTGGCGATCGCCCGGGCGCTGGTCAACAACCCGCAGGTGATCCTCGCCGACGAGCCCACCGGCAATCTCGACAGCGCCACCAGCCACGAGATCATGAATCTCCTCGACGCCCTCAACCATGCCGGGCGGACGATCGTGATGGTGACCCACGAGGAGGACATCGCGGCCCGCGCGCGGCGCGTGATCCGGCTCCGCGACGGGCGGATCGACACCGTCTCCGAAAACCGGCCGCTGGCCCCGGCGGCCGAGGTGCCGGCGTTGCGATGA
- a CDS encoding ABC transporter permease, which translates to MLHKLRSALAVLGILIGVTAVIWLVAMGEGVSWQAQQQIKDLGATSIIVRSIKPSEGSSREAGGRMGIAYGLLREDFDRIVANVPTLQRAVPMREISREVRRGEQFIDAQLIGCTPDYFTMNRLGMARGRPLSELDMESYANVAVLAYRAAEKLFPIEDPLGRTVQVGQEFYRVVGVAADRNAAAAIGGSLDARQYDRDVYVPLSTFRSRIGDRVFTMRAGSTQLETVELSQITAVVDEMRDVDSSAGVIKSLLERYHKTVDYAVVVPKELLEQAETMRAMFNVLLVLIAGISLLVGGIGIMNIMLATVTERTREIGIRRALGATRGEIVQQFLWETVVLSGTGGLLGVAFGFLCGPTVTALRQGIQTLLPEVWSALPPNIRNLEPRLAPWSVIAAFAISVGVGIIFGIYPARRAAAMDPIEALRHE; encoded by the coding sequence ATGCTGCACAAGCTGCGCTCGGCGCTGGCCGTGCTCGGGATCCTCATCGGCGTCACCGCCGTGATCTGGCTGGTGGCGATGGGGGAGGGGGTCAGCTGGCAGGCGCAGCAGCAGATCAAGGACCTCGGCGCCACGAGCATCATCGTCCGCAGCATCAAGCCCTCGGAGGGCTCGAGCCGCGAGGCGGGCGGCCGGATGGGGATCGCCTACGGCCTGCTCCGCGAGGACTTCGACCGGATCGTCGCCAACGTCCCCACGCTCCAGCGCGCCGTCCCGATGCGCGAGATCAGCCGTGAGGTCCGCCGCGGCGAGCAATTCATCGACGCCCAGTTGATCGGCTGCACGCCCGACTACTTCACGATGAACCGGCTGGGGATGGCCCGCGGCCGGCCGCTCTCCGAGCTCGACATGGAGAGCTATGCCAACGTTGCCGTCCTCGCCTACCGCGCCGCCGAGAAGCTGTTTCCGATCGAGGATCCGCTCGGCCGCACGGTCCAGGTCGGGCAGGAGTTCTACCGCGTCGTCGGTGTCGCCGCCGACCGCAACGCCGCCGCGGCGATCGGCGGCAGCCTCGATGCCCGGCAGTACGACCGCGACGTCTACGTGCCGCTGTCGACGTTCCGGTCGCGGATCGGCGACCGGGTGTTCACGATGCGCGCCGGGAGCACGCAGCTCGAGACGGTCGAGCTGTCGCAGATCACCGCCGTGGTCGACGAGATGCGCGACGTCGATTCCTCCGCCGGCGTCATCAAGAGCCTCCTCGAGCGCTACCACAAGACGGTCGACTACGCGGTCGTGGTTCCCAAGGAGCTGCTCGAGCAGGCGGAGACGATGCGCGCGATGTTCAACGTGCTCCTCGTGCTGATCGCCGGGATCTCGCTGCTCGTCGGCGGCATCGGGATCATGAACATCATGCTCGCCACCGTCACCGAACGGACGCGCGAGATCGGCATCCGCCGGGCCCTCGGCGCGACGCGCGGCGAGATCGTGCAGCAGTTCCTCTGGGAGACGGTCGTCCTCTCCGGCACCGGCGGGCTGCTCGGGGTGGCGTTCGGGTTCCTCTGCGGGCCGACGGTGACGGCGCTGCGGCAGGGGATCCAGACGCTGCTCCCCGAGGTCTGGTCGGCGCTGCCCCCGAACATCCGCAACCTCGAGCCGCGCCTCGCCCCCTGGTCGGTGATCGCGGCGTTCGCGATCTCGGTCGGCGTCGGGATCATCTTCGGCATCTACCCGGCGCGGCGGGCCGCGGCGATGGACCCGATCGAGGCGCTGCGCCATGAGTGA